One segment of uncultured Tolumonas sp. DNA contains the following:
- the citF gene encoding citrate lyase subunit alpha, whose amino-acid sequence MTTNVLARPIPAAISTLVPNIPLFSTLENKTETGSETPNKLHASLEAAIRNSGLTNGMTISFHHAFRDGDKTVNIVMDKLAELGFKDLILAASSLTNCHAPLLEHIRNGVVRKIYTSGLRGKLAEAISNGLMEEPVHIHSHGGRVHLIQSGELNIDVAFLGVPCSDEFGNANGFSGKSRCGSLGYARVDAEYARHVILLTEELVGYPNYPASIAQDCVDGIVQVEHVGDPSKIGGDATRMTTNPRELLIARRAADVIEHSGYFNDGFSLQTGTGGASLAVTRFMADKMVRNKIKARFGLGGITASMVELHERGLIKTLLDVQCFDSVAAESLGKNPHHQEISANQYANPSSKGACVEKLDVVILSALEIDTQFNVNVITGSDGVFRGASGGHCDTAAAANLTIVVAPLVRGRIPTVVNKVTTCITPGSSIDVLVTDHGIAVNPARPEVKERLLAAKLPVMSIEELNQRAYSLTGEPAEIEYTDRIVGVIRYRDGSIIDVVKQVK is encoded by the coding sequence ATGACTACCAATGTATTAGCACGTCCAATTCCGGCAGCGATTTCTACTTTAGTTCCTAATATTCCGCTGTTTTCCACACTGGAAAACAAAACTGAAACGGGGTCGGAAACACCAAATAAACTGCATGCTTCGCTGGAAGCGGCGATCCGCAACAGTGGCTTAACCAATGGCATGACCATTTCGTTTCACCACGCGTTTCGTGACGGCGATAAAACCGTCAACATAGTGATGGATAAACTGGCCGAACTGGGTTTCAAAGACCTGATTTTAGCCGCCAGCTCGCTGACCAACTGCCATGCGCCGCTGCTGGAACATATTCGCAATGGCGTGGTGCGTAAGATCTACACCTCCGGCCTGCGCGGTAAACTGGCCGAAGCGATCTCAAATGGCTTGATGGAAGAACCGGTGCATATCCACTCGCACGGTGGCCGTGTGCACTTGATCCAATCCGGTGAACTGAATATCGACGTCGCCTTTTTAGGTGTGCCATGCAGTGATGAATTTGGTAACGCGAACGGTTTTTCCGGCAAATCCCGCTGTGGATCGCTGGGCTACGCCCGTGTTGATGCTGAATATGCCCGTCATGTGATCTTGTTGACCGAAGAGCTGGTTGGTTACCCCAACTATCCGGCCAGCATTGCGCAGGATTGCGTTGACGGCATTGTGCAGGTGGAACATGTCGGTGACCCGAGCAAGATCGGCGGTGACGCTACACGCATGACCACCAATCCACGCGAGCTACTGATTGCCCGCCGCGCCGCCGATGTCATCGAGCATTCCGGCTATTTCAACGACGGTTTCTCGCTGCAAACCGGCACCGGGGGGGCATCACTGGCGGTGACGCGGTTTATGGCCGACAAAATGGTACGCAACAAAATCAAAGCCCGCTTTGGTCTCGGTGGCATAACCGCCAGCATGGTGGAACTGCATGAACGAGGCCTGATCAAAACCCTGCTCGATGTGCAATGTTTTGACAGCGTGGCGGCGGAATCGCTGGGCAAAAACCCGCATCATCAGGAAATTTCTGCCAATCAGTATGCTAACCCGTCATCGAAAGGTGCCTGTGTTGAAAAACTCGACGTGGTGATCTTGAGTGCGCTGGAAATCGACACCCAGTTCAACGTCAACGTGATCACCGGTTCAGATGGCGTATTCCGTGGTGCATCAGGTGGCCATTGTGACACCGCTGCCGCTGCTAATCTGACCATCGTGGTTGCACCGCTGGTGCGTGGCCGCATTCCAACCGTGGTCAACAAGGTGACCACCTGTATTACCCCCGGCAGCAGCATTGATGTGCTGGTCACCGATCACGGTATCGCGGTAAACCCAGCTCGCCCTGAGGTCAAAGAGCGTCTGCTGGCAGCGAAACTACCGGTGATGTCGATAGAAGAGCTGAATCAGCGCGCCTACTCACTAACTGGTGAACCAGCGGAAATCGAATACACCGACCGTATCGTCGGCGTGATCCGCTATCGCGATGGCAGCATTATTGATGTCGTGAAACAAGTTAAATAG